The region GTCGAAACCGCGAAAATCGTCGCAACGCGCCGCAAGGGTGAATATCTCATCCTGCGTGTGGATGCGGCCCGCATGTTTTCAGAGGGTCATTCTTTCTTTGTCTCCGACAATGGAGTATGGCTCGCCGAAAGCGTTCCAGTTCAATATCTTTCGCCAGACGCGGGGACCCCATGAAATCAGCCGTCGTTCAACTTCCGGGCCTCAACCGCGACCGCGACATGATCGCCGCCTTGACCAAGATTTCCGGAAAACCGCCGGTGACGATCTGGCAGACGGAAACCGAGATCCCCGATGTCGACCTGATCGTCATCCCCGGCGGCTTCTCCTATGGCGATTACCTGCGCTGCGGCGCGATTGCCGCCCGCATGCCGGTCATGCGGGCGATCATCGACAAGGCGGCAAAGGGCGTGAAAGTGCTCGGCGTCTGCAACGGCTTCCAGATTCTCGTCGAGGCCGGCCTGCTGCCTGGCGCGCTGATGCGCAATGCCTCGCTGAAATTCGTCTGCCGCGAGATCAAGCTTGAAGTCGTCAATGCCGAAACGGATTTCACCCGCGCTTATGCGCAGGGCCAGGTCATCCGCAGCCCGGTCGCCCATCACGACGGCAATTATTTCGCCGACGAAGCCACGCTGGCCAGGATCGAAGGCAATGGCCAGATCGTCTTCCGTTATGCCGAGGGCACCAACCCGAACGGCTCGATCAACGACATCGCCGGCGTGATGAACGAAAAAGGCAACGTGCTCGGCATGATGCCGCATCCGGAAAACCTGATCGAAGCCGCCCATGGCGGGTCGGACGGCCGCGGCCTCTTCGCCTCGGCGCTCGACGTCGTCGCTGCTTGAGCTTGGCTGGAGCAAGATCGATGCGCGTTTACGTCACCATCGCCAACGCCGCCCTGCTTGCCGCTCTCGCAGCCATGGCTGCGGCCTGCCAGTCCACGCCGGCGCCGTCAGGTCCGAACCGGGCCGCGCTGCCGACGATGGAGCGCGTTGCGCTCGGCGCCAATGCCTGCTGGTTCAAGTCGGGCGATCCGGCCTTTGCTGCTTACAAGCTCGCGCCGGAGCTCAATTCCTTCTCCGGCCGCCCGCGCATCCTGCTCGTCCATAAGGGCAGCCCGGAAAGCCGGCCGCTGCTCGTCGTCCAGGCCGAGGGAAGCCCGGCGCGTTTGCAAGCCTTCGGCCCGGTGATGTCGGAACCGGTCGCCGGCCGCATTGCCGCCGACGTCAATCGCTGGTCGGCAGGCAACAAGGCCTGCAACTGATCGCTGCCGGCAATCCCCGCGGGATCAATCCCAGAAGAACGACTTGCTGATTTCGCGCGCGGCGTCGGACTGCGACACGCCGATATCCTTGAGTTCGCTCGCCGTCAGGCCTCTCAGCGCCCGGCGGCCTTCCCGCTTCTGATGCCAGACAAGCACCGCCGCCCAGATCCGCCCCAAGCGAGTCGTCGCCTTGGCAGGTGCGTCGGGAAGGACGATCTGCCTCCTGTCTTCATAGGAGACAATCGGTACAATTGGCATTTTGATCTCAGGCAAGGCAGACATTCCAGGAATCCTGTCGGTTATCCATTGGAATTGACTCTTAATCTTGACAGAGACAATGTGACAATATAGTCAATTGTCACCATGACAAATTGGCTTCCTGATCTTTCCCGCGGTTCCGGGCCGGTCTATCTCCGGCTTGCCGACAGCATCGAATCGGCGATTTCAACCGGCGCCCTGCCCGCCGGCAGCAAATTGCCGCCGCAACGCAACCTCGCCTATGATATCGGGGTGACAATCGGCACGATCGGCCGCGCTTATGCGCTGGTGCACGAACGTGGCCTGGTCGCCGGCGAGGTCGGGCGCGGCACTTATGTGCTGAACCGCTCGGAGACGCCGCCCGGCGAACAGGCCGACCCGTTGACGGTCTCGCTCGGCAGCACCCGCCTCCGCGATGCGCCGGCAAACAAGATCCGCTTCGACACCACCGCCGCCCCCGATCTCGGCCAGGGCAAGATCATAGCCGGCATCCTTTCCGAGATCGGCGAGCAGCATCTTGCCGAAATCTCCTCCTATTCCCGCAGTTTTCCGGGCAACTGGTTCGAGGCCGGCCGCCGCTGGCTGGCCCGCAGCGGCTGGACGCCGGAAGCCGAAAACATCGTGCCGACGCTCGGCGCCCATGCGGCGGCGGTCGCCGTCATCGCCGCCGTCTCGGTCCCGGGCGACAAGATCGTCTTCGAGGACCTCACCTATACCCAGGTCAGCCGCAGCGCTCGCCTTCTCGGCCGCCGCACGCTGACGGTCGATTCCGATGAACACGGTGTGATCCCGGAGGATTTTGAGCGGCTCTGCCAGCAGCAGCATCCAAAGCTCGCCTTCCTCATGCCGACCATCCACAATCCCACCGTGACGATCATGCCCTATGAACGGCGTGCGGCAATTGCTGCAATCGCCAGGAAACACGGCGTCTGGCTGATCGAGGACGATCTCTACGGCGGCATGGCCGACGACGACACGCCGCTCATCGCCTCGCTAGCACCCGATCGCACCTTCCTCGTCAGCGGCCTGTCGAAATCCGTCGCCGCCGGGGTACGCGGCGGCTGGGTCGCCTGCCCGCCGCATTTCGCCCAGCGCATCAGGGTAACGCACAGGATGATCACCGGTGGGCTGCCCTTCATCCTGGCGGAAACCTGTGCGCGTCTCGTCGAAAGCGGCACGGCGCACGCGATCCGCAAACAGAGTGTCGAAGAACTCTCCCGACGCGTCCGGCTCGCCCGCGAGCAACTGCAAGGCTTCGATTTCCAATCGCACCCGCACGCGCCTTTCCTCTGGCTGAAACTGCCGGAGCCATGGATGTCCGGCACGTTCAAGAACGCCGCCTACCGCGATGGCGTCCTGGTCGATGACGAGGATGAGTTCAAGGCAGCGCGCGGCGAGAAAATCTATCACCGCGTTCGCATCGGCTTCTCCTCGCCGAAATCGGAGCAGGAACTGGTCTCCGGCCTGATGATCCTGCGGCGGCTGCTGGAAAATGGCGGCTCCGCCTATGATGGTGAAATATGAGGTGTTGCAGATACACGTCATAAATCGGAAAAACGCTGAAGCCGGTTCGCAATCGCTTCACCGACTCAACCTCCATGCTACCTCTTTGTTATTCCCGCCTGACGCGAATCAAAGGACAGCAAATGAGGGTCGACTTTGGAAGGATCGCGTCGCGTTTTTTGAGTACGGCGTCGTTGGCGGCGGTGGCCGGCACCTTGCTGGCAGGCTCGGCGAATGCCGGCGAGCAGATATTCGATGAACTGCGTTTCGGCCTCTCGACGTCGGTGCAATCCGGCCACTCCAGGGAAGACGGCGTCTTTCCCGAGATCACCGCTCTTTTCGATCCTTTCGGCTACGACGCTGCCGTCGGCTGGCAGCAGCAGTTGCTGCATTCCCGCGTCCATCTCGGCACTTCGATCGGCACATCAGGCGAGGCCACGCAATTCTTCACGGGCTTCACCTGGACCGTCAACTTCAACGAGAAGCTTTTTGCCGAAGCCGGCTTCGGCGGCGTCATCCATACCGGCGACCTCGAGGGCGATGGTGATGGCCCTGAACTCGGCTGTCGCGTTCTCTTCCACGAATATGCCGGCGCCGGCTACCGTTTCACCCCGCATTGGAACGTGATGGCCCAGATCGCCCACTCCTCGCATGCCAACCTCTGCGACGGCCCGAACGACGGCATGACACGCGCCGGCCTGCAGATCGGCTATAAGTTCTGAGCGGCGAGAGCCTTTCTGAGAAAGGCCTGCCTGCCCCTGTGAACTGCCCCCCGAAGTTGGGTGTCCAACTTCGGGAGTCTTTCACTGTGTTGACGGCGGGCTTTTTTCTGTCGCGCATCGCCGCGACATAAGCTAAAGACAGCGCAAAACGCGCCAGGGACTTTCCGCTCATGACCATTCCAAACACCATCGCGATCACGCCGGAACTCATTGCGGGCCATGGCCTGAAGCCGGACGAGTACCAGCGC is a window of Rhizobium sp. N324 DNA encoding:
- a CDS encoding DUF1127 domain-containing protein translates to MSALPEIKMPIVPIVSYEDRRQIVLPDAPAKATTRLGRIWAAVLVWHQKREGRRALRGLTASELKDIGVSQSDAAREISKSFFWD
- the purQ gene encoding phosphoribosylformylglycinamidine synthase subunit PurQ — its product is MKSAVVQLPGLNRDRDMIAALTKISGKPPVTIWQTETEIPDVDLIVIPGGFSYGDYLRCGAIAARMPVMRAIIDKAAKGVKVLGVCNGFQILVEAGLLPGALMRNASLKFVCREIKLEVVNAETDFTRAYAQGQVIRSPVAHHDGNYFADEATLARIEGNGQIVFRYAEGTNPNGSINDIAGVMNEKGNVLGMMPHPENLIEAAHGGSDGRGLFASALDVVAA
- a CDS encoding aminotransferase-like domain-containing protein, with amino-acid sequence MTNWLPDLSRGSGPVYLRLADSIESAISTGALPAGSKLPPQRNLAYDIGVTIGTIGRAYALVHERGLVAGEVGRGTYVLNRSETPPGEQADPLTVSLGSTRLRDAPANKIRFDTTAAPDLGQGKIIAGILSEIGEQHLAEISSYSRSFPGNWFEAGRRWLARSGWTPEAENIVPTLGAHAAAVAVIAAVSVPGDKIVFEDLTYTQVSRSARLLGRRTLTVDSDEHGVIPEDFERLCQQQHPKLAFLMPTIHNPTVTIMPYERRAAIAAIARKHGVWLIEDDLYGGMADDDTPLIASLAPDRTFLVSGLSKSVAAGVRGGWVACPPHFAQRIRVTHRMITGGLPFILAETCARLVESGTAHAIRKQSVEELSRRVRLAREQLQGFDFQSHPHAPFLWLKLPEPWMSGTFKNAAYRDGVLVDDEDEFKAARGEKIYHRVRIGFSSPKSEQELVSGLMILRRLLENGGSAYDGEI
- a CDS encoding acyloxyacyl hydrolase, translated to MRVDFGRIASRFLSTASLAAVAGTLLAGSANAGEQIFDELRFGLSTSVQSGHSREDGVFPEITALFDPFGYDAAVGWQQQLLHSRVHLGTSIGTSGEATQFFTGFTWTVNFNEKLFAEAGFGGVIHTGDLEGDGDGPELGCRVLFHEYAGAGYRFTPHWNVMAQIAHSSHANLCDGPNDGMTRAGLQIGYKF